In Archangium lipolyticum, a single genomic region encodes these proteins:
- a CDS encoding PKD domain-containing protein, protein MRSDLRALTVFCLVAAALVGSGCHRAARPEAGGARTVEAGVPESFGSEAPDAPVVTWDFGDGSPPQQGARVSHAFPRAGTYTVRALEKDKKDEVLASAQVTVVSRPVLRAIPAEAEVAVYFPQLRGNVDPLMDFYSRLMGETQALESLEDTPLLSLVLRDLRGEPRVVDPEEGVGFFSLPDFQGTVALLGVTDVEAAMDAVVGDLESGGIAVSHREPGGAVRFQRPNGDPLLLFADRGYVYLAVPDTEDEEEGALSASRADGMGLEAARASITGMRGPGLSELPLLGELQRKVGSGNVHFFVRPVEEDASSGLRGVFAALKVEEARAELEGWVALEKALFEGKSAPGSELLGKAPAGPFAALMISIPPEELAKLVFGAPGSERRERTLLRLREEGFDAANADSLLSALRGDLTLLAYFDAPAFYRNLLRGSQRPEPRGTLLFEAGLVRSEQMVEWLTGRLKARGQPYEVVKEAGATRLRTRAMEQPVEFTITANRLSMTAGEAIQGRAVGDMGSALKERFGNNAFEPGHLSAMVDVGRLRAELDAPQEVPGVPAQQLPAVRSLVGTLLDQLPPVELVFVDFMPEEGGGRFRARTVLRSR, encoded by the coding sequence GTGCGTTCCGACCTCCGAGCCCTGACCGTCTTCTGCCTGGTGGCCGCGGCCCTGGTGGGGTCCGGCTGCCACCGGGCGGCGAGGCCGGAGGCGGGAGGGGCGCGCACGGTGGAGGCGGGCGTACCGGAGAGCTTCGGCTCCGAAGCTCCGGACGCGCCGGTGGTGACGTGGGACTTCGGCGACGGCTCGCCGCCTCAGCAGGGCGCGCGGGTGTCCCACGCCTTTCCTCGTGCGGGCACGTACACGGTGCGCGCGCTGGAGAAGGACAAGAAGGACGAGGTGCTGGCCAGCGCGCAGGTGACGGTGGTGTCGCGGCCGGTGCTGCGCGCCATCCCCGCCGAGGCCGAGGTGGCCGTCTACTTCCCCCAGCTCCGGGGCAACGTGGACCCGCTGATGGATTTCTACTCGCGGCTGATGGGGGAGACGCAGGCGCTCGAGTCGCTGGAGGACACCCCGCTGCTGTCGCTGGTGCTGCGTGATCTGCGGGGAGAGCCCCGGGTGGTGGATCCGGAGGAGGGCGTCGGCTTCTTCTCCCTGCCCGACTTCCAGGGCACCGTGGCGCTGCTGGGCGTGACGGATGTCGAGGCCGCCATGGACGCGGTGGTGGGCGACCTGGAGTCCGGTGGTATCGCCGTCTCCCATCGAGAGCCCGGGGGCGCCGTCCGCTTCCAGCGCCCGAATGGGGATCCCCTGTTGCTCTTCGCGGACCGCGGCTACGTCTACCTGGCGGTGCCGGATACGGAGGACGAGGAGGAAGGGGCGTTGTCCGCATCGCGGGCGGACGGTATGGGCCTGGAGGCCGCTCGCGCGAGCATCACCGGTATGCGCGGCCCGGGGCTGTCCGAGCTGCCGCTCCTCGGGGAGCTGCAGCGCAAGGTGGGCTCGGGCAACGTGCACTTCTTCGTGCGCCCGGTGGAGGAGGATGCCTCCTCTGGCCTCCGGGGCGTCTTCGCGGCGTTGAAGGTGGAGGAGGCACGCGCGGAGCTGGAGGGCTGGGTGGCCTTGGAGAAGGCGCTCTTCGAGGGCAAGAGCGCGCCCGGCTCGGAGCTGCTGGGGAAGGCGCCCGCGGGCCCCTTCGCCGCGCTGATGATCTCCATTCCGCCGGAGGAGCTGGCGAAGCTCGTCTTCGGCGCGCCGGGCTCGGAGCGCCGCGAGCGGACGCTGCTGCGCCTGCGCGAGGAGGGCTTCGACGCGGCCAACGCGGACAGCCTGCTGAGCGCCCTGAGGGGAGACCTGACGCTGCTGGCCTACTTCGACGCGCCGGCCTTCTACCGCAACCTGCTCAGGGGCTCCCAGCGGCCGGAGCCGCGCGGCACCCTGCTCTTCGAGGCGGGGCTCGTGCGCTCCGAGCAGATGGTGGAGTGGCTCACCGGACGGCTGAAGGCGCGCGGGCAGCCCTACGAGGTGGTGAAGGAGGCGGGCGCCACGCGTCTGCGCACGCGGGCGATGGAGCAGCCGGTGGAGTTCACCATCACGGCCAACCGGCTGTCGATGACGGCGGGTGAGGCCATCCAGGGCCGGGCGGTGGGGGACATGGGGAGCGCGTTGAAGGAGCGCTTCGGCAACAATGCCTTCGAGCCCGGCCACCTCTCCGCCATGGTGGACGTGGGCCGGCTGCGCGCCGAGCTGGATGCGCCCCAGGAGGTGCCCGGCGTGCCGGCGCAGCAGCTCCCCGCGGTGCGCTCGCTGGTGGGGACGCTGCTCGACCAGCTGCCGCCCGTGGAGCTCGTCTTCGTCGACTTCATGCCCGAGGAGGGCGGGGGACGTTTCCGGGCACGCACCGTGCTCCGTTCGCGTTAA
- a CDS encoding molybdenum cofactor biosynthesis protein: protein MPDTITVLYFAAARERAGLPRESLELPPGARVSDVLRLLAGRHPGLAPLLPHLRVAVNQEFSGADAEVPAGAELALIPPVAGGSGGLFRVVDRPLLLEEVVEAVAGEAHGGLVTFSGSVRNQTRGRRVTKLEYEAYPPMAEKKLAEIGAEVAGRFNGTRLAIVHRVGTLVPGELAVVIAAAAPHRKEAFLGCEHAIERLKQDVPIWKKEFYEDGEVWVGLGP, encoded by the coding sequence GTGCCCGACACCATCACCGTCCTGTACTTCGCCGCGGCGCGCGAGCGCGCGGGACTGCCTCGTGAATCACTGGAGCTGCCTCCGGGCGCGCGCGTGTCGGACGTGCTGCGCCTGCTGGCCGGGCGTCACCCGGGGCTCGCTCCGCTGCTGCCGCACCTGAGGGTGGCGGTGAACCAGGAGTTCTCCGGCGCGGACGCCGAGGTGCCCGCCGGCGCGGAGCTGGCCCTCATCCCTCCCGTGGCTGGAGGCAGTGGTGGGCTCTTCCGGGTGGTGGATCGGCCGCTGCTGCTGGAGGAGGTGGTGGAGGCGGTGGCCGGCGAGGCCCATGGAGGGCTCGTCACCTTCTCGGGCTCGGTGCGCAACCAGACGCGCGGCAGGCGGGTGACGAAGCTGGAGTACGAGGCCTATCCGCCCATGGCCGAGAAGAAGCTGGCGGAGATTGGCGCCGAGGTGGCCGGGCGCTTCAACGGGACGCGGCTGGCCATCGTTCACCGGGTGGGGACGCTCGTGCCGGGCGAGCTGGCCGTGGTCATCGCCGCCGCCGCGCCGCACCGCAAGGAGGCGTTCCTCGGGTGCGAGCACGCCATCGAGCGGCTCAAGCAGGACGTCCCCATCTGGAAGAAGGAGTTCTACGAGGACGGCGAGGTCTGGGTGGGCCTGGGGCCCTGA
- a CDS encoding MXAN_2562 family outer membrane beta-barrel protein, which translates to MTRAVALGLAVFLIALPGEAQDMSGVAQSPRSGSIEFRLGGWRPQMGSEEGLSEDPFSKVFGGSNLLLFEAELQRFFYQGIGSAGVSVSLGYAEKYAAALLPSGGASAERTGFHVLPIHLRGVYRFDYPAFHWGIPLVPYIKPGLIYMPWWVTKGGDIETVEGRKGRGGKLGWEVAGGVSFLLDVLEPRLARDFDSDLGVNHSYLFAEYTYAKVNNFGGEGFNLSDSYWMFGLALDY; encoded by the coding sequence ATGACTCGAGCAGTGGCCCTCGGCCTCGCGGTGTTCCTCATCGCGCTCCCCGGCGAGGCGCAGGACATGTCCGGGGTGGCCCAGTCACCCCGAAGCGGCTCCATCGAGTTCCGGCTCGGTGGATGGCGGCCGCAGATGGGCAGCGAGGAGGGCCTCTCCGAGGATCCGTTCTCGAAGGTGTTCGGAGGCAGCAACCTGCTGCTCTTCGAGGCCGAGCTGCAGCGCTTCTTCTACCAGGGCATCGGCTCGGCGGGCGTGAGCGTGTCGCTCGGCTACGCGGAGAAGTACGCCGCCGCCCTGCTGCCGAGCGGGGGCGCGAGCGCGGAGCGCACGGGCTTCCACGTGCTGCCCATCCACCTGCGCGGCGTCTACCGGTTCGACTACCCCGCGTTCCACTGGGGCATTCCGCTGGTGCCCTACATCAAGCCCGGCCTCATCTACATGCCCTGGTGGGTGACCAAGGGCGGAGACATCGAGACGGTCGAGGGCCGCAAGGGGCGTGGTGGCAAGCTGGGCTGGGAGGTGGCTGGTGGCGTGTCCTTCCTGCTGGACGTGCTGGAGCCGCGGCTGGCGCGCGACTTCGACTCGGACCTCGGGGTGAACCACAGCTATCTCTTCGCCGAGTACACCTACGCGAAAGTGAACAACTTCGGCGGAGAGGGATTCAATCTCTCCGACTCGTACTGGATGTTCGGTCTGGCGCTGGATTACTAG